The Pseudomonas wenzhouensis genome has a segment encoding these proteins:
- a CDS encoding crotonase/enoyl-CoA hydratase family protein: MSDLISYQLEDGIATLTLSNGKVNAISPDVIAAFNAALDRAEQDRAIVVITGQPGILSGGYDLKVMTSGPQNAINLVAAGSTLARRMLAHPYPIIVACSGHAVAKGAFILLSADYRIGVEGPFNIGLNEVQIGMTMHHVGIELARDRLRKSAFHRSVINGEMFDPAGAVEAGFLDKVVPAEQLLATTQAVAQQMKKINMTAHKNTKLKVRKALLETLDAAIEMDKQHLL; the protein is encoded by the coding sequence ATGAGCGACCTGATCAGCTATCAACTCGAAGACGGCATCGCCACCCTCACCCTGAGCAATGGCAAGGTCAATGCCATCTCGCCTGACGTGATCGCTGCGTTCAATGCCGCCCTCGACCGCGCCGAGCAGGATCGCGCCATCGTCGTCATCACTGGCCAGCCGGGGATTCTTTCCGGCGGCTATGACCTGAAGGTGATGACCTCGGGCCCGCAGAATGCAATCAATCTGGTCGCTGCTGGCTCTACCCTGGCGCGACGCATGCTCGCTCACCCCTACCCGATCATCGTCGCCTGCTCGGGTCATGCCGTGGCCAAGGGTGCGTTCATCCTGCTGTCGGCCGATTACCGTATCGGTGTGGAAGGTCCGTTCAATATCGGCCTGAATGAAGTGCAGATCGGCATGACCATGCACCACGTCGGCATCGAACTGGCCCGTGATCGCCTGCGCAAGTCGGCGTTCCACCGTTCGGTGATCAATGGCGAGATGTTCGACCCGGCTGGCGCGGTAGAGGCCGGCTTCCTGGACAAAGTGGTGCCGGCCGAACAATTGCTGGCCACCACTCAGGCGGTGGCGCAGCAGATGAAGAAGATCAACATGACCGCGCACAAGAACACCAAGCTGAAGGTGCGCAAGGCGCTGCTGGAAACACTCGATGCCGCTATCGAGATGGACAAGCAACACCTGCTGTAA